The sequence ACTCTTGCGAGAGAGATATACAACCATCCAACCGTCATTGAGCATTTCGAGCGTCGTGCTTGGGTATCTAATTCTACTTACTTCACTATGAAAGAGCTACTTATCAAACTAATACAACAGGTAGAAGATCCTCAGAATCTCCATACATCTTCCTCATTGGAGAATATGGACAATCGAAGCCTCCGAGATATGCTTTCTCAACACCTGCAAGGAACGCGATATTTTATAGTTCTCGATGACATGCCCAGACAAGTGCACTTGAAGTCTTTCTTGGAAGCTCTTTCACAAGAATGTATGTATGATCAATCTTTCTGTTTATGATCTAGTCGTGTTGGGCTAACTGTTCCTTTTTGTATTATTCTTATGTAAGCAGTCAATGGAAGTAGATTGCTGTTCACAAGTCACATGAAGCATACGAACTTAACTCTAGAAGTCGAAGATGTTCATGAGATGAAACCTTTGGATTCTAAAGAGAGCTGGCAATTGTTTTTGAAAACAATCAACCATGGCAATAAATTGACGGGTGAACACAAATTCCCAATGTACTTGGAGCAAAGAGGAAAACAAATGTTGACGAAATGCGGCGGTCTGCCATTAGGTATAAAAGAGGTGGGAAAGCAGTTAGCGGAAAAGAAAGTCTCTGAAGGGAGTGAATGGGAACAACTTCTTGAATCAGTTGATTTCACTTCAACATTGAAGTTATTGGAACCATTTTATCATAAATTGGATCCTGAATTGGAGTCATGTTTCTTGTGTATGGCCTTCTTTAAGGAAAATGCAACTTTGAGGAAAGAAAAGTTGATGCAGATTTGGGTTGCAGGAGGAGCTGGTTCACAACCTGACTGTCGACATTCTTTAGATGGTTTAATCAATGAATCTGTTATTTCAGTCAAGGACAAGAGCACAGAGTATAGCTTGAATCCTCTGCTACATATGATATCCATCCAAAAGGCAGAGGAGAAACTAGGTTTTGAGATCCTAAGGAACAATGGAAATAATCGACCTTTTGAGAGTCCTCGTCATCATCGTGTTATCATTTGCAGCAGAGACAAGTTCAACTACTCCACGGATCACGATAAACGTCttgtttctctcttcttccatggaGGTGGCTACTTCGACACTAGTCCATCTTACTGGAACAGTTTTAAGAAGCTTAAGATTCTTGACTTGGAAGATTTTGGGTTGAAGAGTTTACCAGAAAGTATTGGCACATTGGTAAAACTAATATACTTGGGATTGAGAAATAATTACATAAAAGAGCTGCCACAGTCGTTGGGGTGCTTGAAAAAGCTTGAGGTTCTTGACATAGCTCAAAACTTTATGGTGGAGGTGCCGGATATTATATGGGAATTGCGTAGCCTTCGCCATCTCTACATCTCTGATCTGATTTTGATCTGATTTTCTGGAAGCCTTTGAACACATGCCCGCTATACAACGTGTATACCTTAACCTACATCTCGGTTGATAATTTGGCATATGTGCAAGAGAGGTCAAACATGCCGTCTTATCTTAGGAAATTGGGGATAGAAGGATTGGATGGAAACGCAGATATAAGCAAGCTCTTTATGGAATTggttaaattgaggtttattaatCATCTGATCTTAAGAGGGTTTCGTTTCAGAAGTATGCCTTGTTTGGATGGGCTTCATAATCTACAAATCCGTATACTCAAATTGGATGGACTCCTTGCCAGCTTACCAAATTTCCCTTCAGATATTGAATCATTGACGTTGGTTAACAACAGTCTTGATGAAGACCCCATGCCATTACTAGGGGAGCTAGGCAGTCTAACCCACCTCAAATTGCGGAATGCATTTACCGGTCGAGAAATGGTGATCTTGCATGACGGCTTTCCTGATCTCAAAGTCTTGTGCAT comes from Salvia miltiorrhiza cultivar Shanhuang (shh) chromosome 3, IMPLAD_Smil_shh, whole genome shotgun sequence and encodes:
- the LOC131018184 gene encoding probable disease resistance protein RF9, which encodes MPSYLRKLGIEGLDGNADISKLFMELVKLRFINHLILRGFRFRSMPCLDGLHNLQIRILKLDGLLASLPNFPSDIESLTLVNNSLDEDPMPLLGELGSLTHLKLRNAFTGREMVILHDGFPDLKVLCIEEMWNLKNVQIEKGGMSSLEKLEIKNCPSLESLPEEIGSMTLLKELKMVTIKSIATKIRNSDFSKIWKVNINP
- the LOC131017169 gene encoding disease resistance RPP8-like protein 3 isoform X1; translation: MLEALLLSVIEKLEINHQRGMINEEVVIKDMKEILDIVKDKKLEEGRRLNFLVSDLVDVAGDALDLFKQRKIYFYYFESVLSWIGEIKQYLLKLGDDGAETETESNMRSSDNVDDKYVVGLDEDVEMLLRTRIIGREGYNSWTTLIKGMAGIGKTTLAREIYNHPTVIEHFERRAWVSNSTYFTMKELLIKLIQQVEDPQNLHTSSSLENMDNRSLRDMLSQHLQGTRYFIVLDDMPRQVHLKSFLEALSQESVNGSRLLFTSHMKHTNLTLEVEDVHEMKPLDSKESWQLFLKTINHGNKLTGEHKFPMYLEQRGKQMLTKCGGLPLGIKEVGKQLAEKKVSEGSEWEQLLESVDFTSTLKLLEPFYHKLDPELESCFLCMAFFKENATLRKEKLMQIWVAGGAGSQPDCRHSLDGLINESVISVKDKSTEYSLNPLLHMISIQKAEEKLGFEILRNNGNNRPFESPRHHRVIICSRDKFNYSTDHDKRLVSLFFHGGGYFDTSPSYWNSFKKLKILDLEDFGLKSLPESIGTLVKLIYLGLRNNYIKELPQSLGCLKKLEVLDIAQNFMVEVPDIIWELRSLRHLYISDLILI
- the LOC131017169 gene encoding putative disease resistance RPP13-like protein 2 isoform X2 — its product is MLEALLLSVIEKLEINHQRGMINEEVVIKDMKEILDIVKDKKLEEGRRLNFLVSDLVDVAGDALDLFKQRKIYFYYFESVLSWIGEIKQYLLKLGDDGAETETESNMRSSDNVDDKYVVGLDEDVEMLLRTRIIGREGYNSWTTLIKGMAGIGKTTLAREIYNHPTVIEHFERRAWVSNSTYFTMKELLIKLIQQVEDPQNLHTSSSLENMDNRSLRDMLSQHLQGTRYFIVLDDMPRQVHLKSFLEALSQEFNGSRLLFTSHMKHTNLTLEVEDVHEMKPLDSKESWQLFLKTINHGNKLTGEHKFPMYLEQRGKQMLTKCGGLPLGIKEVGKQLAEKKVSEGSEWEQLLESVDFTSTLKLLEPFYHKLDPELESCFLCMAFFKENATLRKEKLMQIWVAGGAGSQPDCRHSLDGLINESVISVKDKSTEYSLNPLLHMISIQKAEEKLGFEILRNNGNNRPFESPRHHRVIICSRDKFNYSTDHDKRLVSLFFHGGGYFDTSPSYWNSFKKLKILDLEDFGLKSLPESIGTLVKLIYLGLRNNYIKELPQSLGCLKKLEVLDIAQNFMVEVPDIIWELRSLRHLYISDLILI